CGCCGACGGATCCTCCCCAGGCAGAGCGAGGTTTGCCACGCATGCGTTGCTGGTTGGGCCGCAGGGCACGCGGGATAAAGGTGAAGGACCGGTCCGGGGCCGGGAAGATGTATCGCGGCAGATTGTCTGGCAGGGAGATCCGAACAGGCTTGTCCCTCCGCAGAGGAGGGCGGTGGTCAGGCAGCTTCGTGTACTGCTTGACAGGCATGCCTGGGAAGATGGCGGGAGCCTTCATGTGCGGCAGGAAGACCCTGACCTGTGCGTTGCCGATGTGCTTTTCCGTCGAAAGCGTCCGGTTGATGGGTGTGGCACTAGGTTCACACGTCGGGATaacgccgttgccgttgggCGGTCCTTCGCCCTGATGCTGGATCTGTcggggccggcgaggaaTCGGTTCAGTAACGGCTTCGTGCATGTCGTGGGTCCACGGCGAGTTTGTCGTCGGATCTGACGGGTGATGCATGTGATTGCTAGGAACGGTCAGCAAAtacggcgagggccagctTGGGACCATCGCAACGACGTACTTGAAGGGAGAAAAGGggccgccaacgacggcgccgccgcggccacccCTTCCCCGGCCTCTGCCAAACGGCCTGAAGCCATTGGCGGCAGGACCAGCATGACGATGATCGTGCATGAAGAAAGAGCCTCTGTTGGGGACAAAAGCCGGGTCCTCGTCTCTCCGACGCTTGTAGTCCTCGTgttcctggcggcgacggtcgacCTGCGTGGTAGGTTGCGGCCGGGGGGCCGATGCAGAGCTCACGATGATGGGAGCCGATGGGGACTTGGGCGGTGACACAACGACCTCATCGAAATGCATCGCctgggccggggcgggcttGTCGGCGATGGACAAGCCGTGCAGCATCGCTTCTGTGTCTGAAAAAcccttgctgctggcgggctgggcgtcctggctggcaggctggcGCGAAGCGGCCTTTGGCGCGCCGTTTGCCGACTTTTTAGCTTCGGGCGCAGTTGGCGACGCCTCATCGATGTTGCTCGTATCGCtatcctcgccggcgtcaaTGTCATCGGTCAGGAGCGAACCGTCGCTGAGGGACTCGTCATCGAGGTCGGGAGCGTCggtgcggccgtcgtcgtcaccctcgtcctcgacacggcgccgatggccgATTCTCCTGCGTCGCGGAGCAGCCATGGTGGCGGGAAGAGTCGATGGCCGGGCGGCGtctggcggcgtcggcctaGCCACGGCGGAGAGATGCGAGGAGGCGAACggatcgtcgacgacgagagggAGGACTCGGCAGGCCGGTCAtgcggcggaggcgatgGACTAGGCGATGGACGGACCCGGGGGGGACGCGGACAAACAAAAGAGGTTTTCGTAAAGCCCAACCCGCCCTGCGGTGGCAGACCAGGTGACGGCACGTACCTACCCAACGGAGGACGTGCCCAGACCGGATGGCGGACGTGAAAAAGTCGTCGGGGTGAGCGCAGACCCGGCGGTGAGCGAAAGGCACGCTTCCGATCACGAGGGCGAAGGAGaagaaagagggagaggaTGGGGAAAggtcggaggaggaggaaagggaagctcggcgtgggcgggcgggcggcgtcggtggaTGTGATTATGGAGAAAGGAAGACGCAAGAAGatttggcggcgacgtggtggtggtggtggtggtggtggtggtggtgaatcAAACAGAGTAAGgttcctccctccccccaaaaAAATGCACGCCCCCCGGTCCTCCACCTTCCATATTAGCAGCGAGCAACCTAAGCACAGGGGAGCAGCCAGAGCGCGACCGCTGCAGCACCAGACCTTGGGCGGGCAGGAGCTCCCACCACAGCGCTGTCATCGCCGGGGCACTTGATCGGTAGCCCGCCCGTGGTTGTGCCGCCGTTTGCTGCCCTGGCACCACAGCGGCGGTCGCTGGCCGGGGTTCCCAGGTGCAGGTGGTGTGGTGGCCGGTGCGGGGGCGCTGTAGGCGCCATGTGCTGGACTTGCAGACATGGAGTTCCCCAGGCCTCATGAGGGCTGAGGTGTCCTGGGCTGCTTCCTTGTATTGCAAGCAAGCTCATTGCGCGATACCCTGGATGTGGCAGAGTGGTATACTGTATTCATCCATGGGAATCATGCCaagcccatggccgccgcccttgggtGGCTCAATCACATCTCTCACACGCGTCCTGACAAATGTTTGCGCCTGTTTGGAGagactttttttttggtggtTCGTAACCTCAAGTCTATCACACACTGGGGCAGATGAGCCAGCGCACTACATTTCAGTCAGGATTGCCTACAggtcacgacgacgatgacagcAACACATctggaagagagagaggtcGCGACCGATCGGCTGGCTTAAAGCGAATATTACCTGTACTTTGTCTACTGGTCGTCCCTGGCACTAGCAAGTACCAGCGCGCATGGAGCGTGCGTAAGGGGTACCTCAGCCCGGTCCCGACAGCGGCCATCCGCCGTCACGAACGAATGGGGAAGCACGCAGCACTTTTcttccatcatcatcaccacttATCATCGATCGAAAATTCGCCAAgaagtccccccccccccggttcACGCCGGCTCCAAAACAACACAACAACAAGAAAGAAAAACATGGACAAGAGTTGCAGATTTTGTTTATGCTTCGTCAAtcgcgcgccgcagcaggggTGAAACGAGCATCGGGCGTGCTTGTCAGCAAGCGATCCAGCCCAGCTGCCGGTCCCCACACTGCGCGCTGCACACGTCGCCCGCATgaggcagggaggaggagtgcTGAGGATAGCAATAGGTAGATGGCGGGAGAGGTGGGTATCGGATCGCATCGCACCAGCCAGCACACTCATGTCGCAAGCAACGTCTCCGCCCAACCACTCGGGACCGTGGGAGAGATCGGGCGTGGGgagagaaaagaagaaggaaaaaaagtAAAAGGATAGCGGGCGCACTGGCGTTGAGCGTTCGCTTGTGCATAATTCCCTGCTTGGCACCCCGGGGTTTGGTCCCCGCGATGAGATGGGCACCGGCCAAGGACACGCCGCCTCACAAGTGTATGATCGACGAGCAACTGCCCCAGGCCGGTTCGACGAAGCTGCTCATATCAAGTTACCACCCGTTTTTAATGGCCAGATGCAGCGGTGTTTCAAGCATACCTAGAAACGCATCTCACACCCTCTGGTACCTAGATGAGAAACTCTTTCTTTACCTTCAGCTCGCCGGCGAatcctggcggcgcggtcgtcCCAGGGATACAGGGTAGCCAGCACTTGAGGCAACTGTGCGAATGTACCCATGTGTGGTAAGCTTGCTGACCCTGACattgatgacgatgacctGGGCTGCCACATCACGACACATGCGTCCGTCCCATCCAAGACAGCCAGACACACGAGGCACCACACTCACACACAGCGGTGTCTGACAAGTCTGAGGTTCAGCAACGACCCAGGCCCGGCTGAACGAACCCATCGTGTCACACCGGGGAGAAAAGGGTGGGGGAATCATACGCCTCCTCCtaggtgctgctgcttggctcTCACCTGCCCATGATACAATTTTACAAACATCCATATTCATTCCCCATTGCATACGGCCAAGGGCCATCCGGTCCAGCCCATCACGGCGTGTAACACGAGAGACCTCAAGGACCCATCCTCAGATCTGCCGTGCAACGAACGCGGAGGCCCATCCGCcaacgcccagcagcaggcaggcaggcaggccgcaCAGCAAACAGCAAATCGTTTTCGTCATCCCcgccatcctcatcgtcaacaAATCGCACCCGGCCCttccccccccggcggcaggACACACCCTGGTTCCCCGTCGGGCAGGTAGAAGAGGTCAACAAAGCTCCTTCATCCtgcttcctcgccgtgcaCGAAtcgggggcgcgggggggTACTGTGATaccgtacgaagtaggtagaTACTGTCTTGTGTCTACCAAGTACACGGGGATGGCTTCGTACGGGTAGGTCAAGTAATATGTATGCTCGCACGTCGACCAAGTACCAAGtgagcgacggccgcccccccgctccccccctCAGGCCAGTGCGCGGGAGTCGCACGCGTCCTTGAGACAAAAACCGCAAGCCTCGAACCGTTTTTGCTTTTCCAccacccgcagcagcagcacacatgccgtgcccgcgcgcgcgcgcacattTTTACCCGACGACGGGACACGCTCGGTTGCGACGGGAGTGAGGTGaccgttgttgttgttgttgttcttcttcttgttgctgctcgcccgtgagctgctgccgcggctgtCAACCCCGCATCCGGTGCGTGTGGTCCCCTGTCCGTTGGGAGCTGCCAGCAACAGTGGGTgtttgtctctctctcttgtctCTCCCTCTTACATGGCAGGTATGAAGTAACATAGTAGTGGTAGATGGTGATCGTGGTAGgaacagccagccagcagccaccCGCACGGTACCCAAAATAGGTCACGACCTCTGGCACGTAGGCAAGGCACGTACTACGAATACGCAGTAACACTCTTCTACGCACATCCTACCTACCCGCCCGTAGTGTCTTGGTATCTTAGTAAGGTACCCTACTTATGTACAAAGTAAAGTACTGCTAGGCTAGTAGAATGTCCGTCCGTCCTAGCAGCGGTTGCCAGCGcgtctccccctcccctctcccctctcccccgccgAAAGATCGCCAGGACCACTACTGTTATCGCTCCTGCACTGCAGCTCGCCAGATGCAGCAAAGTTgcaggggcgggcggggttgggggacggagggagggggacgCTGATCAACATAGCGCGCGCCGGACGAAGAGGGGAATACTATGCTAGCTACGAACgaggagtgggaggaggtggaggagggggagcggagcttcctctctctctctcagtCTCACGAAATGGAGCTCCTCGCAGCAGCTCCTTTTTCCTTGCCCGTGTGCGCCCCGTGTCTCTCCTGTCTccaacggcggcccggccccaGCGGGGTTTTCGGCTCGCGCGTTCTCTAGGTTGCTCAGGTTGCTCTCTCTGCCAGGCCAGTGCCGTGCCTGGTGCTGGTAGAGAGGcgctcctcccccctccgcccgTCTCTTGACCTCATCCGCTCCTCCTCTGGCCCCAAAAGGCGGCCCCGAAGGGGAAACGGGAGGGGACCCAGAATATCAATCATCTGccatccccctcctctctctgtcgcgcgcgcgctctctACTCTCTGGGGTCCCATAacccctctccccccttctccttcttctcaacttctctctctctctctctctctctcttacTCTCTTACTCTCTCTCACATATAAACTCTCCCCGCGCGCCTCTCCATCGGCCCATCAATATACCTACGTATACTTTGCTCCTCCTTCTATTTTTGGGTATTCATCCTCCCGCATCACCCTGCGATAGCGTCTGCCAGCAGCATGACACGCGCACTCTGCAGCCAGCGAGTCTCATCCTTAGCatagcagcagcggcagcaacagcagccagaTCCCtccccgctcgcccgcccaccccctcgcccgcccacgaaaccgccggccggcgcgccgcgcggagAGCGAAGCGAAGTCGACGTCATGGCCAGCCTCCCCTCTCAACACCCCACCCTATCCATCCACCTCTCCgacctcaccctcaccccGCTCatcacctcgtcgtcgtcgccctcgcacCTCGACTCCCTCACCTCGCTCACCTCGAGCGCCCTCTCCTCCCAGACCGCCGTCCAGCGCGCTCAGCTCGGCCGCCCCCAGCGCATCATGGTCGAGTACCCCGActccggcgccgtcgtcctccagTCGTATCTCGACCCGCCTCAGCCGTCGCCTCCTGCCGCTACTACCCGCAGCAGGAAGAACTCGTCCGGGCCCCACGGCAAGGACGAGAGGGGCGACGTCTCGGccagcggcagtggcggcggcgtgagcGCCCGCTCGGAAGACGCCGCGCCCATGCtggtgggcgtcgtcgtcgccggctcgtccaacgaggccaaggaggcccggcgcgcggccgtcaGGCTGGAGAGGGTCGGGCGGGAGTTCCAACGCGAGTGGGCGGCACAGGCGGCGGACCGGACCGCCGACGGAACCCTTGGTCCCGAGTGAACAAGCAATctcggggcggcgccaacggcgcaTGCGGGTCCGGCCTTTCAATGCAATCGGCCAGATCCGACCCTTGACAGATCGAGCAGATCACCAGGTGGCGAAAGTCGATCGAGCAGGGGTATCACAGTACCCGCGTCTCTCGGCCGGCAGCACCGAGGCTTTATGACACCCCAGGAAACACGCTGCAGCAGTGAATCGACGACATTTAATACAGCATGAGCGTGGAGTCGGTGGTTAATGCATCGCTCATCACGGCCGGTCGGTGGCTGGCTATTCAGCTGCAAAAGACTCGATCAATCTTAGAATTCTTGACAACATCTAATTTTTGGTTTCACAAAAAGTCCTGAGATATCCCCCATGCTCCGTAATCCATCGTCACTGCGTAAAACATTCGCCCAAAATCCACAATCGGCCGCCTGCTTCTTGGAAGAGCGACTGCCGACGAGCATCGTCCTGGCAATCTAGATGTGCTGCTGGAACGCACGGTTGATGGGAGAGCGGACGTTGGGGACGTCCTTCCAGAAGTCGACAGTGGCGACGGCACGCTTGGAGATGCCCTCGGGAGTGAACTCGAACTTCTTGTAGACGTCCTTGTAGGCACCGGAAGCGCCGAAGCGGTTGATGCCAAACTGCTCGTGCGTGTAGCGCTCCCAGCCCATGGTGCTCATGACCTCAACGGACAGCGCAGGGATGCCGTCGGGCAGGACCGACAGCCTGTACTCCTTGGACTGAGCGTCGAATACCTCAAAGCAAGGCATCGAGACGATGCGAGCCTTGATGTTGTGCTTCTCCGCCAAGtacttggcggcgtcgacgcagaTGCCAACCTCAGAGCCGGTGGAGACGAGGGTGATGTTGGCGCCCTCAACCTCGTGCAGGACGTAGCCGCCCTTGATGGCCTTCTCGATGGTGGAACCCTCGAGCTGCGGCAGGTTCTGGCGCGACAGAGCCAGGATGCTGGGGGTGTGCTTGGACGTCAGGGCAACGTAGTAAGCAGCGCTGGTCTCGTTGCCGTCAGCCGGGCGCCAGACCATGCAGTTGGGGAGGGCACGGAAGTGGGCCAGCGTCTCGATGGGCTGGTGGGTAgggccgtcctcgccgaggccgatggaGTCGTGGGTGGCGACCCAGAGGGCGCGGACCTGCGACAGAGCCGACAGGCGGACGGCACCGGCAGCGTACGAGACGAAGTTGAGGAAGGTGCCGCCATAGGGCAGGATGGTGCCGTACGCGGCCAGGCCATTCATGATGGCGCCCATGGCGTGCTCACGGACACCGTAGCGGACGTAGCGGCCGCTGTAGTCGCCAAGGCCAGTCGCCTCGGGCTGGAAATCGACGGCGGTCTTCCAGCGCGTCAGGTTGGAGCCGGTAAGATCGGCAGAGCCACCAAAGAGCTCGGGGACAGCCGCCTCAATCTTGGAGAGGACAGTCTCAGACAGCTTGCGCGAGGCAACGGCCGGGTCGGAAGGAGTGTACGTGGGCAGGTTCTTCTCCCAGCCCTCGGGCAGATCGCTCTTGAGACGGCGCTGCAGGTCAGCGTGCTCCTTGGGGAACTCCTTGGCGTACTTGTCCAAGAGCGAGTTCCACTGCTTCtcagcctcggcgccatccgCGGAGTGCTTGTGGTACATGTCGTAGACCTCCTTGGGGACGGCGAAGGACTCGTCGGGGTTGAAGCCCCACTTCTGCTTGAGCTgcttgatgtcgtcggccttgagggGCGAGCCGTGGACACCGTGGGTGCCCTGCTGGAGAGAGCCAAAGCCAATGATGGTCTTGAGCTTGATCAGGCTGGGCTTGTCCGTGACCTTCTTGGCttcgttgatggcggcctcgatgccggcgaggtcgtcgttgccgtcctcgacagTGACGACATGCCAGCCGTAGGCCTCATAGCGCTTGGCGACATCCTCAGTGAAAGCACAGTTGGTGTCGCCGTCAATGGAAATGTGGTTGTCGTCCCAGATGCAGATGAGGTTTCCGAGCTGGAGGTGGCCAGCCAGGGACGAAGCCTCGCTAGAAACACCCTCCATCAGGCAGCCGTCACCGAGGAAGCAGTAGGTGTGGTTGTCTACGACGTCGAAGCCGGGCTTGTTAAAGGTGGCAGCGGTGTGGGCCTGAGCCATGGCGAGACCGACGGCGTTGCAGACACCTTGGCCCAGGGGACCAGTGGTCACCTCAATGCCCGGAGTGTCATGGGCCTCAGGGTGGCCGGGGGTGATGCTGTCCACACTCTGTGAGGCTGTCAGCGGTGCGGCCGAGCGCTGTTGTCATGAATGAAGATGTGCGTACCCGGAAGGCCTTGAGGTCATCGATGGAGAGTGCGTAGCCGAAAAGGTGAAGGAGAGCATACTGCAGCATGCAGCCGTGGCCGTTGCTGTTTCGCAACCAACGTCAGAGGAAAAAGTCTCCTGCTGTCGATCCGCCCGATCAAGGGGCGCATTGAGAGGAGCAAACTCACGAGAGCACGAAACGATCCCGATTCAGCCACTTGGGGTTTTTGGGGTTGAATTTCATGAACTTGTTGAAGaggacgtgggcgacgggAGCCATGCCCCTGTGACGGCGGGGTCAGCGGATGCGTCGGTGTCGCGGggagggacgaggagggcaacTCACATGGGCGCACCAGGGTGGCCGGAGTTGGCATTGAAAGTGGCATCCGCCTGTGCAACCAAGTCGTCAGCTCACTGTTCGATCCTGTCCTGTCGCCGTTTCCCCCGCCTCTCGCGAGGTACACGCAATGTTGAGGCGAACTCAACAACATTTGCATCCCGCAACGCGTGGCGGGGCTGACGGAAGCTCTCATGGCATGGCGGGGTAGTAGTGAGGACGTACCGCCAGCAGGCGGATGGTGTTGATCGCCTTTGTGTCAACCTCAGTGTAAGCCATGGTGCCGGTCTTCGTTTAATGCGGTTCTAATGGGAGGAAGGGAAGGCAAagcgagagggagggggtATATGGGTTTGTACGAGGGAAGGAGGAAAATTGAGAAAGGAGGAGAAGGTTGAGGAGGACAGGGTCAAGCTCAGCGGTTTTTTTGGGGGGATGGTTTGCTTCTGAGGGGTTATgtcatggatggatgggaaATGGCGAGGTGGGAGGCAGAGCGGTGGGGTGGGCAGGCGGTTCCAGTGGGCAACGGAGCCCCGCTAGGCACGGTTGCCGGATGAGGTGGATGCCCGTGAGCAGGAACGCCGGGGGCCTGGGCAATCAATCATACGAAAGGAAGTAGCAGTACATGCAACGCCTGCCGGGCTACGTCCTCAAGGCGCGATGATGGTGGGCAAAGTGGAGGAGAGAGTGGCAGGGGCAGAAGCAGATACGGTATCTGGTACCTAAGGTAAGCGTGCTACTGAAGCAGCACGTTGAGAGCGCGGCCAGGCAAGTGGCCGGAGCGCAGGTATCCGGGGCATGGGCGCGGGACACAGCACCTCATCAGTCGGCGACCTGTAGTACATCTACTGGCAGTGAGTGAACAGTCCTGCAGTCCGCTAGACAGGAGGTACTAATGAATTGTACCTAAGTAGGTGCCGCCTCGGGAAGAGAGTGCCCGGGCGCCCTGTTTGTTAGAGACCTGTGCGTCCCTCGAAGGCTTCAGGTTCTCTTCTGCATATGTCAGGTTGCCGAGCGCACGGGCACGGGGGCCAGCCGCcacacgccgtcgccgtcaaaCCACTTGTCCTACCAAAACGATGGATAGGATGATGACCATACTAATTATCCGTGCAAGAACCACCTGCGCCCGTAACCGGGCGTCATGCCatcctccatccctcccaaGCCTCCATCGAACCTACCTCGGGCACCCCCCTTTGTGAATTTTTAACTGGGCCCGGtgcccctccatcccgcCTGCTGGGAGCCCGCCATGCCCACAGCGGTTGCGATAGCGGCCAGTGAAGTTGACATGAGGCAAAAGTCTGCCCAGGATTGACGCAATGCGCCCCGAGCGGGCCCCAGTTTAGATCCGCATCGTTCCGTCATTATGGGTTTCGCGCTGGAGCGCCCAAACGGTAGCATgaccgacgatggcggcggcggcggcggcggcggcagcggcaacgacggGAAGGTGAAGAAACGAACCCGTGATGGGGGGTAAGATGAAGATGGAACAGAAGCAACTTCCGTCTCGCTGCCACGTCGACATGTCATGTCCCCCGTGGCGTGAGCTGCgacagcgtcgtcggctaCTCAGCATTACCAACCAACCCTCTGAGTTGCAGCTGCTACCAAGAGTGCATGCTTCGCAGTGACCAGCTAGTTACCTTATCAACGCAACACAACCTGTAGCTGCTGCCGAGTACCGACCGCCCGTGCCGGGGATGTCGGTGGTGCCGTCCGAGCAGTGACGTCGTTATGCCTCCAGTTTTATTGGGTACTGACACGGAGACGGACATGATTTGCGGCCTGGCTTGCCATTGCGGCTTTTTCACTCCTTGTTCTTCAAACCACTCGTTTCGGATTCATGGTTTCAACGGGCAACTGTGCGGTGCTCGAGAGTTCCGCAACGAAAGCTCGATAGCACAACAACGATGGCGGGGTTGTTGCTGACGACTGTGACCGTGACTgtgggtgtgggtgtgggtgtGCCTGTTCGGCGGGGGCCTCGAGCCAATCTGCCGGGCCTGACGGCGAAACGGACGACAGTGCTCCGAAGGACCACCATTTATTTAGTCAACGCGCCGCCCGTACTGGAGTGGAACAATCATCCGGGCATGGCACTTGTGCACCGGAAATCTGCAGACGCACGAGTAGGAGGAGCACGGGAGCTCCGGGCTtggacgccggccgcgttggTCTCGAatgcccgcccgtccgcccgcccgcccgctcgcccgccaaaCTGACCCAGAGCCATTGGACGGCCAGCGATCTGGTTGGTAACTCCCAAGGTTTGGGGGTCGAGCCACTCATCTTTTCGGTGTAGTAGTTGCGACATCTCATGGCTGCGGAGGTGCTCGAACCGACACGAGGCCGACTTCCTGTGATCACGCCAGTCGGGCCGCCCGTGGGGAGCCATTCCATGCGCGCCGGCCCATTGTGCCTTGTTGCTGTGCCTGACGGGGGTGGGCATTGTGCGAGAAATAGGCACTTGCGCATTGAAAGCATGCAAACCGAGTCAGTAGTGAACGCCTACTCTCCTGGCATCTGGCGATGGGGGAATAATCTTGGGTGCTGGCGACGATAGCCTACCTAATTGGGCCTTGCAGCGGCTTCAGGTGTTGAGGCGCCCATGgtcgaaaaaaaaaagccaaGGCAGCCGGTTGGCGGATTTTTTTTTGTCGCCGAACGGGAAAACGGGAACCTACACCAACGTCCAGCCAAACTGAGAGAACCCAGATGAGGCATGTAGCCGCCGGGCAGCGCCTCATCTGTTGTACAGCCCATCAAACCCCCAAGAGAAAACCGGCGGACGCGCCCGGTTACCCCGAGCCATGGGCGGCCGATCGACGGCGTCCAAACGGAAGCCGGTTGCCCCGGCCGGCGACACTGGACGACAGGTAGCCGCCGCTGACAACCCCGAGGCCGACAACAAGCTACGgaagcaccagcagcggctgctcaATGTCTTCTCCGACGCAttcgccgccgtgctggcccGCGACAGCCTCCCGACCATCCTGCAGGAGATCAAGCGGGCGCTGTACAACCGCGACTTTGCCGTTGCCTTTGGCCGCCAGGACTACCTCGAGGCCTATGCCGCGCGATGGAGCCCGACGCGTGCGCTGTGctacgccgccgtcttccgGGCCATTGGGGACCatctcgatgccctcgctGTGGAagcggaggtggcggcgtctgatgatgatgtcgaggCTACGTCGTCCCTACCGCcgcgaggtgctgctgctgccgcagacggggagggcgaggaggggccgAGATCTTCGGACAgcggtgacggcgaggcgTCCCCTTCcgcgggacgacgacgacgacgacgccgcctgAGGATGTTGTGCTTTGGAGGCTGTGCCGCCGAGCACGTCGCCTTTGCCTCACACCTTTGCGAGACGGGCTCGCGCGGCGACCTCACCCTCGTcgactcggcgccgtggtccGAGACGGCGtccctgctgcagcggcagctcaCCTCGCCCCCTCCGCTGTCCAAGtacgcctcggcggccgcccgcgccgccaacgcggccgccaacatcgtcgacgccgcgcagctgcgcTTCGCCTTCTGccaggccgacgccctgTCTCTGGGGAGGGACCGGCTCGCTGACCTGGTCGGcgcgcagcggcgcgggAACCCTacccccctcgtcgtcaccctcaTGTTCACCCTCAACGAGCTGTACacggacggcggcatcggcaagacgacgaggttcctgcggctgctgggcgaggtgCTCCCCGGCGGGagcctgctgctcgtcgtggaCAGCCCGGGCAGCTACtctgaggcggcggtgggcaaggagaagaaaaagtATCCCATGCAGTGGCTGTTGAACCACACCCTGCTTGGCACCGAGACTGCGGGCTACACGTGGGAAAGTATCGAGTCGGAGGATTCCGTCTGGTTCAGGCTACCGGACGGCCTGGATTATCCCATCCAGCTGGAGAATATGAGATATCAGATGCACCTCTACAGGATACACAGGCCAGAGTCATAGCGTCATTCAATATGACAAATGAAAGATATGTTGATGCGTTTGTCAATCAAAAAGTCCTGCTCAGGTGTTCGAGTGTCACGTAAGAATGTATATCTAGGTATACAGGTATCATCATGCCCACACCAGCTTCTTGATCGAGTGACCCAGCTGCTCTAGCAGGCCTGtgttcttcttggccgcctccagcgAAATGATGTCCCCCTTCTCAATGATGCTCTTGGgttcctccccctccttgcGCAAATGGAGCTCTAGTGCTAAGCGCTCAATTTCGGCGCATATCGTGACCACCTGTTGGAGCTCGGTCTGTTGCGGTCCGCCCTCCGACTCGtgcaccgacgacgccatgtAGGGTGCCTTGAACGCCAGCTTCCGGATAGCAGGCGTCCTAGACTTGCCGGAGAAGAAGTTGGCGAAGCCGCTCTGCCTGCTGGATCCGTCACTGCTTTGCGAGCTCGACTTGGGCCCAATCTCCCCGCGTGTCGAGAGCGTTCGCGTGTTCGTTCTCGTGATGTTGCTCTTGCCCGGCTGGTACTCGACCACGAACCCTACGTTTCGCATCTCGTCCATGTGAGCCGGTGCGACAGTTGAGGTTATGTACATGCCAAACTTGATGTGCACGACGTTGCCGAGATGGACTCGCTCAAATGACGACACCTTTTCCAGGTCCCAGTCGACACGGCACAGGTAGAGAGCTACATCGGTAAGAAGCAGCACAACGTCCTCCATG
Above is a genomic segment from Purpureocillium takamizusanense chromosome 2, complete sequence containing:
- a CDS encoding uncharacterized protein (COG:S~EggNog:ENOG503NVFT), which translates into the protein MAAPRRRRIGHRRRVEDEGDDDGRTDAPDLDDESLSDGSLLTDDIDAGEDSDTSNIDEASPTAPEAKKSANGAPKAASRQPASQDAQPASSKGFSDTEAMLHGLSIADKPAPAQAMHFDEVVVSPPKSPSAPIIVSSASAPRPQPTTQVDRRRQEHEDYKRRRDEDPAFVPNRGSFFMHDHRHAGPAANGFRPFGRGRGRGGRGGAVVGGPFSPFNNHMHHPSDPTTNSPWTHDMHEAVTEPIPRRPRQIQHQGEGPPNGNGVIPTCEPSATPINRTLSTEKHIGNAQVRVFLPHMKAPAIFPGMPVKQYTKLPDHRPPLRRDKPVRISLPDNLPRYIFPAPDRSFTFIPRALRPNQQRMRGKPRSAWGGSVGGYSRRTSVFGGGSYYAGSVYTPSVAMSRRSSIVHERDMMFSPTGSVMSRPPMPADAARPVVRLPPAPGPDMQMQMPGQPVEPIPQHGTPIVMQEASITELPQPQTHPLPQKPAAHENRPASLPMHQPRPQKNISVADIEPPALLQGPPAFQQPFHQQVPVQVANGLGQDAHGHARRPSYPSHHSTGTPLSQIPERAIHAAPFQPNAYNQSPYYNQAYQPQGQAQQGYYYPPGYSGPAMGATAAAPSFVPAAQHGSYTPHNQAEQAAPGGMPNPASGSSLVAQEVNGMVYYYDASQIQPVGSYPPYSAPQAFQPNVMGMGGGMVTPSPDAFYYPQQAPGMVYYPQ
- a CDS encoding uncharacterized protein (COG:S~EggNog:ENOG503P5E8); amino-acid sequence: MASLPSQHPTLSIHLSDLTLTPLITSSSSPSHLDSLTSLTSSALSSQTAVQRAQLGRPQRIMVEYPDSGAVVLQSYLDPPQPSPPAATTRSRKNSSGPHGKDERGDVSASGSGGGVSARSEDAAPMLVGVVVAGSSNEAKEARRAAVRLERVGREFQREWAAQAADRTADGTLGPE
- the TKL1 gene encoding Transketolase (EggNog:ENOG503NZ8A~COG:G), with the translated sequence MAYTEVDTKAINTIRLLAADATFNANSGHPGAPMGMAPVAHVLFNKFMKFNPKNPKWLNRDRFVLSNGHGCMLQYALLHLFGYALSIDDLKAFRSVDSITPGHPEAHDTPGIEVTTGPLGQGVCNAVGLAMAQAHTAATFNKPGFDVVDNHTYCFLGDGCLMEGVSSEASSLAGHLQLGNLICIWDDNHISIDGDTNCAFTEDVAKRYEAYGWHVVTVEDGNDDLAGIEAAINEAKKVTDKPSLIKLKTIIGFGSLQQGTHGVHGSPLKADDIKQLKQKWGFNPDESFAVPKEVYDMYHKHSADGAEAEKQWNSLLDKYAKEFPKEHADLQRRLKSDLPEGWEKNLPTYTPSDPAVASRKLSETVLSKIEAAVPELFGGSADLTGSNLTRWKTAVDFQPEATGLGDYSGRYVRYGVREHAMGAIMNGLAAYGTILPYGGTFLNFVSYAAGAVRLSALSQVRALWVATHDSIGLGEDGPTHQPIETLAHFRALPNCMVWRPADGNETSAAYYVALTSKHTPSILALSRQNLPQLEGSTIEKAIKGGYVLHEVEGANITLVSTGSEVGICVDAAKYLAEKHNIKARIVSMPCFEVFDAQSKEYRLSVLPDGIPALSVEVMSTMGWERYTHEQFGINRFGASGAYKDVYKKFEFTPEGISKRAVATVDFWKDVPNVRSPINRAFQQHI
- a CDS encoding 25S rRNA (uracil(2843)-N(3))-methyltransferase (COG:S~EggNog:ENOG503NWP5~TransMembrane:1 (i173-192o)); this encodes MGGRSTASKRKPVAPAGDTGRQVAAADNPEADNKLRKHQQRLLNVFSDAFAAVLARDSLPTILQEIKRALYNRDFAVAFGRQDYLEAYAARWSPTRALCYAAVFRAIGDHLDALAVEAEVAASDDDVEATSSLPPRGAAAAADGEGEEGPRSSDSGDGEASPSAGRRRRRRRLRMLCFGGCAAEHVAFASHLCETGSRGDLTLVDSAPWSETASLLQRQLTSPPPLSKYASAAARAANAAANIVDAAQLRFAFCQADALSLGRDRLADLVGAQRRGNPTPLVVTLMFTLNELYTDGGIGKTTRFLRLLGEVLPGGSLLLVVDSPGSYSEAAVGKEKKKYPMQWLLNHTLLGTETAGYTWESIESEDSVWFRLPDGLDYPIQLENMRYQMHLYRIHRPES